In Clostridium sp., one DNA window encodes the following:
- a CDS encoding radical SAM protein, with protein sequence MIRYSTIDKKNQREIVLLKSSPCIWGKCSFCDYINDNDKDITKDISLNKSVLKKVTGKYGVLEIINSGSCFEIPKPTLEDIKSLISYKKINKLFFESHWLYRHRLHEMKDFFEIPIIFKCGIETFDSNFRNKVLNKNAIFSNPLEVSRYFKSICLLVGIQGQTKDMIKQDIEYLLKYFEYGCINIFVENSTNIKRDENLIEWFHGYFHFLEKEKNIEILWNNTDFGVGSTK encoded by the coding sequence GTGATACGCTACAGTACAATAGATAAAAAAAACCAAAGAGAAATCGTACTTTTAAAATCCTCTCCCTGCATATGGGGGAAATGTTCATTCTGTGACTATATAAATGACAACGATAAAGATATTACAAAAGATATTTCTTTGAATAAATCCGTTTTAAAAAAAGTCACAGGTAAATACGGGGTCCTTGAAATTATAAACTCCGGCAGCTGTTTTGAAATTCCAAAGCCAACTTTAGAGGATATAAAGTCACTGATCTCATATAAAAAAATAAATAAGCTATTTTTTGAAAGCCACTGGCTATATAGACACCGACTTCATGAAATGAAGGATTTTTTTGAAATACCAATTATATTCAAGTGTGGGATTGAAACCTTTGACAGCAATTTCAGAAACAAAGTCTTAAATAAAAATGCCATATTTTCAAATCCATTGGAAGTTTCCCGTTATTTCAAATCCATCTGCCTTCTAGTTGGAATACAGGGACAAACAAAAGATATGATAAAGCAGGATATTGAATATTTACTTAAATATTTTGAATATGGATGCATAAATATATTTGTAGAAAATTCTACAAATATAAAAAGGGATGAAAATTTAATAGAATGGTTCCACGGATACTTTCACTTTTTAGAAAAAGAAAAAAACATAGAAATATTGTGGAACAATACAGATTTTGGAGTAGGGAGCACAAAGTAA